GATTTCGGACAATAAAAAAGGCTGCCCCGTTTAAGGCAACCTTTTATTTTGGGATTCTTGATGTCAAGCTTGTTATTGTTTCTCGAGGAGCCGAAGCACATCGTCTACTTCCAGGTTGTGTTTGTCCCGGATGATGAGGGAGGCTTTTTCGTAAAATGGCGCTCTTTTTTGCAGGTTCTCGTCGATGAACCGGGTGAGCTCCTCCCGCGATTTTCCTTTAATCAACGGGCGTTCATTTTTTGATTTCAGCAATCGTTCAACCAGAATTTCTGTCGGTGGAGCGATGTAGATCGTGGCACCTGTCCGGTTCATCAATTCCATGTTTTCGAAAAAGCAGGGAGCTCCACCACCAGTGGCTACCACCAGGTTTTCAAAATCGGCAATCTCCTCCAGGGCCTTTTTCTCACACAAACGAAAACCTTCTTCCCCTTCCTCGGCAAATATGGTGGGAATCGTCCGGAAATTCCGCTCTTCAATGTATTTATCCAGATCGATAAAACAGAGATTCAGACGCTGGGCCAGTTTTCGGCCTAGCGTCGATTTTCCGCATCCCATATATCCGATCAGGTAAATTTTCACAGGCAACTCCGTTTTTCCGTATTATTTGTCGAATGATATATCTAATTGGTTTTCGTCGTCTTCATCGTCATCCGGCTGGTTGATTTCCATCGGAACATCATCGTCATCTTCCGCCTCGTGTTCATCCTCATCCTTGATGACCGGTTCAATCTCTTTGATATTCGATACCGTGAAATTGGTCAGACGTTTTCCTTTAGCCTTGAACGATTTCACGCCGATGAATTCGGCTACTTCGATGATTTCATCATCCCGTTCTTTGCTGTCGCCACCAAATTTTAGCTCCAGCCGTGGGTACGTGACCCAGGTGATACTGACCAGCTTGTTATCCAGGTTGTCGCCAATAAAGCGGCATTGCTTGTTGCTGCTGTCATCGATTTCAAACCGTTTCACATAGTAGTAATTCTGGTCGGCGTCCCAATAAACTACCGAGGCTACTTTGCCTTCGTGGTATTTTTCGATGGACAGGATATTGTTCTCGAAGTGATTGGTTAAATCGTAGGAGTAGAGCTGGAAATAACCTTCTTTGGAAATTACCAGAATCTTGTCCTCTCCGCTGAATTCACCCAGGTATTTTCCGCGTCCGTCAGCATTCAAACGAAGTACATCGCTATCGAACCAGATTTTCCGTCCGCCCAGCGTTGAAGTGCCTTTTTCCTTCAGGCTGACCTTGTGAATGTCGTGCTTGGTGACGAGGTTACCCATGGCGCTCCGCCCTTTGATAGCCAGTTCACCCATGTCGATTTCCAGCGTCAGCTTCTTCAGACGGGGCCTTGGCTTGAGCATTACTTTCAATACCTCCGCTTCGCCGTTTGGATTGGCGCTGAAATACAGGATTCGGGTGCCGGCTGTTCCTTTGGTCATGTTGTATTCTTTGTCGCGGGTCACCCCGGTAACGAAGAAACGTTTCATGTAGGTGTTGCCGGCCCGGCCATCGCGGTATACCAGGTTGTAAATGGTCCGTTTGTCGTTTTTCTTGAAAACGGCCAGGTGCAGAATATCTTTCCCGATGAATGCTTTTTCCGAAACGTGGGTAATATAATAGCTACCGTCGCGACGGAAGATAATGACATCATCGAGGTCGGAGCAGTCGCAAACATATTCTGCTTTTTTCAGCCCGGTTCCCAGGAAACCTTCTTCGCGGTCGATGTACAGTTTCTCATTGGCAACAACCACCTTCGAGGCTTCAATATTTTCGAAGCTGCGGATTTCGGTCCGGCGCTCCCGTCCTTTTCCGTACTTGGTCTTCAGTCGCTTAAACCAGTCGACGGTATAATCGACGATGTGTTCGATGTTGTCAACTACTTTGGCAATTTCTTCCTCGATGGAAAGCAGGTGATCGTTGGCCTTGTCGGAATTGAACTTCAGAATCCGGGCCATACGGATTTCCATCAGCTTGAGGATATCGTCGCGGGTAATGTCCCGTTTGAGTTTGGGCTTCCACGGATCCAACCGTTTATCGATGTGCTTCACGGCTACATCCATCGACGAAGCTTCCTCGAACTCTTTGTCCTTGTATATTCGTTCTTCGATGAAAATCTTTTCCAGCGAGGCAAAATGCCACTGCTCTTCCAACTCACTCTTCTTTATTTCCAGTTCCCGTTTCAGCAACTCGAGGGTTGAGTTGGCCGAACGTTGTAGAATGTCGGTAACGGTCAGGAATTCCGGCTTGTCATCGTGAATGATGCAGGCATTCGGCGAGATGGAAATCTCACAATCGGTAAAGGCATAGAGGGCATCGATGGTTTTATCGGAACTGATTCCGGAAGCCAGATGGACGAGAATCTCCACGCGGTCGGCGGTGTTGTCGTCAATCTTCTTGATTTTAATCTTGCCCTTGTCGTTGGCCTTGATGATGGATTCGATGACCGATGTGGTCGTTTTCCCGTAAGGTATTTCGGTAATGACCAGTGTCCGGTTATCCTGTTTTTCAATCTTCGCCCGAATCCGGACAGCACCGCCACGCAAACCATCGTTGTAACGCGATGTGTCCATGTAACCGCCCGATGGGAAATCGGGATACAGTTCAAACTCCTTGCCGCGCAGGTAAGCGATGGAAGCATCGATCAGTTCCACAAAGTTGTGGGGTAATATTTTCGAGGCCAGTCCAACGGCAATTCCTTCTACGCCCTGTGCCAGCAATAGCGGGAATTTCACCGGAAGGGTAACGGGTTCGCGGTTACGACCGTCGTACGAAAGTTGCCAGTTCGTGGTTTTGGGATTGAAAAGTACCTCGAGGGCGAATTTCGACAGGCGCGCCTCGATGTAACGCGGGGCAGCGGCACCGTCGCCCGTGAGCGTGTTTCCCCAGTTTCCCTGGGTGTCAATCAGCAAATCCTTTTGTCCAAGCTGTACCAGCGCATCACCAATCGATGCATCACCGTGCGGGTGGTACATCATGGTTTGCCCGATGATGTTCGCTACCTTATTGTAACGGCCGTCATCCATCTGGCGCATGGCATGCAAAATACGGCGCTGTACGGGTTTCAGCCCGTCGTCGACGTACGGCACAGCCCTTTCCAAAATCACATACGAAGCATAATCGAGGAACCAGTTTTCGTACATCCCCGACAAATACTTGACATGGTGCATATCTTTTTTGGAATCTTTTGCGCTGTCATCTTCCGGCTCACCGGTTGGCAACTTGTCTTCCTCTATACTCATCTATGGTCTAAATCGTTTAGGGTTGAATTAATTGTCCGTTTTGCTTCTACGTTAAACTTCTACTTCTATCTCGTCCTTTTCAACATAGAGGTTGTCGATAATGAACTCCTGTCGTTCGGGCGTGTTTTTCCCCATGTAGAAAGAAAGCATGTCGGAAATCGATTCGTGTTTGTTTAGTATCACCGGTTCCAGGCGAATGTCGTCGCCGATAAAGTTCTTGAACTCATCCGGCGAAATCTCACCTAAACCTTTGAAGCGGGTGATTTCCGCTGTATTTTTTAGCTTCTTAATCGCAGCTTCTCTTTCCTGGTCCGAGTAGCAATAATACGTAACTTTTTTATTCCGTACCCGGAAAAGGGGTGTTTGCAGAATATACAAGTGTCCTTTCTTAATCAACTCCGGGAAGAATTGCAGGAAGAAGGTAATCAGCAACAGCCGGATGTGCATTCCGTCCACGTCGGCATCTGTTGCGATGATGACCTTGTTGTAACGCAGTTCATCAATTCCCTCTTCAATATTCAGTGCTGCCTGCAGTAGGTTGAACTCCTCGTTTTCGTATACCACTTTTTTGGTTAACCCGAATGAGTTGAGAGGTTTTCCGCGTAAGCTGAAGACCGCCTGCGTATTCACATCGCGCGATTTGGTGATGGAACCACTGGCCGAATCACCCTCGGTGATGAATATGCTGGTATCGTTCTTCCGCTCGTCGTTCGAGTTGTAATGAACGCGGCAGTCGCGCAGTTTTTTGTTGTGCAGGCT
This Prolixibacter sp. NT017 DNA region includes the following protein-coding sequences:
- a CDS encoding shikimate kinase, with product MKIYLIGYMGCGKSTLGRKLAQRLNLCFIDLDKYIEERNFRTIPTIFAEEGEEGFRLCEKKALEEIADFENLVVATGGGAPCFFENMELMNRTGATIYIAPPTEILVERLLKSKNERPLIKGKSREELTRFIDENLQKRAPFYEKASLIIRDKHNLEVDDVLRLLEKQ
- a CDS encoding DNA gyrase/topoisomerase IV subunit A, which produces MSIEEDKLPTGEPEDDSAKDSKKDMHHVKYLSGMYENWFLDYASYVILERAVPYVDDGLKPVQRRILHAMRQMDDGRYNKVANIIGQTMMYHPHGDASIGDALVQLGQKDLLIDTQGNWGNTLTGDGAAAPRYIEARLSKFALEVLFNPKTTNWQLSYDGRNREPVTLPVKFPLLLAQGVEGIAVGLASKILPHNFVELIDASIAYLRGKEFELYPDFPSGGYMDTSRYNDGLRGGAVRIRAKIEKQDNRTLVITEIPYGKTTTSVIESIIKANDKGKIKIKKIDDNTADRVEILVHLASGISSDKTIDALYAFTDCEISISPNACIIHDDKPEFLTVTDILQRSANSTLELLKRELEIKKSELEEQWHFASLEKIFIEERIYKDKEFEEASSMDVAVKHIDKRLDPWKPKLKRDITRDDILKLMEIRMARILKFNSDKANDHLLSIEEEIAKVVDNIEHIVDYTVDWFKRLKTKYGKGRERRTEIRSFENIEASKVVVANEKLYIDREEGFLGTGLKKAEYVCDCSDLDDVIIFRRDGSYYITHVSEKAFIGKDILHLAVFKKNDKRTIYNLVYRDGRAGNTYMKRFFVTGVTRDKEYNMTKGTAGTRILYFSANPNGEAEVLKVMLKPRPRLKKLTLEIDMGELAIKGRSAMGNLVTKHDIHKVSLKEKGTSTLGGRKIWFDSDVLRLNADGRGKYLGEFSGEDKILVISKEGYFQLYSYDLTNHFENNILSIEKYHEGKVASVVYWDADQNYYYVKRFEIDDSSNKQCRFIGDNLDNKLVSITWVTYPRLELKFGGDSKERDDEIIEVAEFIGVKSFKAKGKRLTNFTVSNIKEIEPVIKDEDEHEAEDDDDVPMEINQPDDDEDDENQLDISFDK